ATTTATAAATACAGTCAAGAGGAAATGAACTCGCTATGCTATAATAGGCATATGAAGATCGCGATCGAAAAATTAAAGGAGATTAACGCTCAGGAGATTAAGCGCGCTCTTAAGAGCATAATAGACGCGCTTGGAGGAGTTGAGAGGTTCGTCTCGCCTGGGGATAAGGTGCTTATAAAGCCTAATCTTCTTTCTCCCTCAAAGATAGAGGAGGCAAGAATAACAGATCCCCGACTTATAGAAGCAATGGTTCAGCTCATACACCCGATAGCCTCCGAGATTTGGATAGGGGATAGCTCTGGTGTTTCAACGAGGAGTGCCACACGCGAAACGATGAAAAGCGCTAAACTGGATGAACTTCCCAATCTATACCCCAAGGTAAAGCTAAGAAACTTCGATGAGGAGGAAAAAAGAATCACTAAGATAAGCCTCGGAAAAAGAGGAGAGACCCAAGTCGCTCTAGCAGAAGCGGTATTCCAAGCCGATAAGGTCATAAATCTGCCGAAGCTTAAAACGCATAACTTTACGATTATGACGTGCGCAGTAAAAAATACATTTGGGTGTCTTCCCGGGAGCCAAAAAGCGAGAATACACGCGGAAGCCAAGGATCCAATAAGCTTCTCACATGCTCTTATAGATATTCACTTAGAGGTTAAGCCTACTCTATCCATAGTTGATGCCACCCTTTCGATGGAAGGAGAGGGACCCGCTTGGGGAAAGCCCATTGAAACCGGGCTTATCTTCGGGGGAGAGAGCGCCTTCGCGGTTGACATGGTGGCTGCTAAAATCATGGGATTAAGACCGGAAAAGGTGCCAACCATAAAGGTCGCCCAGGAAAGAGGATTGAACCCCAGCGAGATAGAAATTGAGGGAGAGAGCTTAAGCAACATTAGCTTTAACTTTAAGACACCGAGAAGCGTCCTGTTTATAAGAACCCTACCTTCATTCATATGGAGAAGCTTTACTCCGAGGGTCAGAATGAATCAAGAAAAGTGTATCAAATGTGGAATATGTGCCAGTAATTGTCCTGCTAAGGCTATAGCGCTTGATCCCTTTCCCCAGGTCGATGACTCAAGATGCATTCTGTGCTTTTGCTGTCATGAGCTCTGTCCCGTTGGAGCGGTGTATATTCAGGAAAGACTATTATCCAAAATTTTACTGCGTGGGGTGATCTAAGCTGAACTTAGCTCTTAAGTTAACCTTTCTGAGAATGCTTCTCGCCATTCCGTTTATGGCATCCTGCTTATTGGAAAAGAGCGAGCTAAAGGTCATCTCTATCCTGATATTTGCGATAGCTTCCTTGACCGACTATTTAGATGGTAGGATAGCACGGGCTTATGGAATAGTCACGGATGCGGGAAAGATACTCGACCCCATAGCGGACAAAATTCTTATTACCTCCGCCTTTGTTAGTTTCGTACAAATAGACAAGATACCCGCATGGATAGCCGTAGTCATTATAGCCCGAGAGTTTCTGGTAACAGGCTTAAGAATAATAGCTGCGAAGCGAAGCTTGGTTATAGCGGCAAGCCCATTCGGCAAGGCAAAGATGGTTCTCCAAACCATTACGGTTTTCATAATACTCGGAGGATTAGGAGAAGCTATAGACCTTCTCTTTATATGGGCAACCGCCATAATTACCATACTCTCTGGAGCTGATTATTTCATAAAGAATAGAGCCATTTTGAAGGAAGCCCTCAAGGAGGGAGGATAAGCATTATGAGCGCGCTCCTTCTGGTAGTAATAGGTTTCCTTTGCGGTTCCTTTCCAACGGGGTATGTATATGCAAAGCTCACCGCAGGTATAGACATAAGAAAGTATGGAAGCGGAAATATAGGCATGGCAAACTTAAGGAGAACCTTAGGAAGAAAAGCCGGGTTGATAACGCTTGCTGGAGATCTGGCTAAGGGAGCAATACCCTATTTAATAGCATTGAAGTTAACCAGTTCATACTCTATAGCCTTATCCTCCGGCTTTGCAGCGATATGTGGACATATATGGACACCCTTTTTAGGGTTTAAGGGAGGAAAGGGAATAGCAACAACCTTTGGCGTTCTCGCAGCGGCGTGTTTACCCGTGGCTTTACTTTCGGCATTCGTTTGGTATCTCATAGTTAAGATAACGAGGTATTCCTCATTAGGATCCCTATGTGGCGTGGGCTCAAGTATAGCTTGGGCTTACGCAGTGCCTTTCTCTCCGAAGCTCCTTCCTTACTTTTCCATGATAGCTTTTTTGCTCTCTATTTATACACACAGAGCAAACATAAAAAGGCTTCTTAGGGGGGAGGAGCTAACTATAGATGGCAAACCAAAGGTTAGAAAAGCTTAAATCGCTTATCTCTCCCTGCAAGATCTGCCCTCTTAAATGCGGAGTGAACAGAAGCAAGGGAGAGGCGGGGTTTTGCAAGGTAGCAACGCTCAAACCGATGATAAGCAGTTACGGTCCCCACTTCGGTGAGGAAAGCTTCTTGGTAGGTAGGGGTGGCTCCGGAACGATATTCTTCACATACTGCAACTTAAGATGTGTCTTCTGCCAAAATTATGATATAAGCCAGCTTGGATCAGGTAGGGAAATAGAAGTAGAAGATCTCGTTAAGATAATGCTTATACTTCAAAAAGCCGGTTGTCATAACATAAATCTTGTGACCCCAACCCCACATGTCTATTCCATAGCACAAGCTATAGAAATCGCCCGAGAAAAAGGGCTTGAGATTCCCATAGTCTATAACACGGGGGGATACGACTCCGTTGAAACGCTTAGGGCTCTAAAAGGCCTTATAGATATATACATGCCCGATTTCAAGTATGGTAGATCAGATCTTGGTGAGATGTACTCCAAGGTGAAAAACTATACAGAAATCGCTCTGGGGGCTATTGATGAGATGCTATCTCAAGTAGGGCATCTGGAAATGGACCCCCGTGGGGTAGCCATCAAGGGCGTCTTTATAAGACATCTCATTCTACCCAACGATAGTGCCGCATCGTTCGAAGCTCTTAAAATCCTTGCAGAAAACTTTCCCAGAATAGCGGTAAACATAATGGATCAGTATTACCCAACTTATCTCGCAAGAAGCTACCCCTACATATCAAGAAGAATAAACGGAAGAGAATGGAGAGAGGTTTATAACTTCGCTAAGAGCCTTAATATAAGAATAGTAAGCTAACGCCTCTCACGATCATGGCTAAGATATAAGCCAAGACAGTAGTAAGCAAAACCACAAAGAGGGCTTTTCGCGTACCTATTTCCTTGAGAAGAGCTCCGAGCGTGGAGACGCACGGAAAGTAAAATACCACAAACACGGTAAATACAAGCATTTGAACCGCGCTTAGAATAGCGAGATTTCCACCGAGAGCCTGCTTTAGCATGAGCAGAGAGAGCTCCTTGCGCATTATACCGAAGATGAGGGTAACGCCCACCTGAGACGGAAGCCCCAAAGTTCCCGTTATAAACGAGAGAAAAGAGTTAAGCTTAGACTCAAGCCCATAGTATGTTAGAAGCGACAGGGCTATGCTTCCTCCTATAAGAAGAGGCCAAGCTATGACTATGAATTCTCGTAAGCGAAGCCAAGTTTTAGCCAAGACCGTCCTCAAGGTAGGAAGACGATATGGCGGGACTTCCATTATAAGCCCCTCACAGTATCCCGGCAAAAGCCTTGAAAAGATCCATCCTACAAGACCGATCATAAATAAGTTTAAAGCGTATATAAAGAAAGCCCAACCTCCACCGAGATAAAAACCAACGAGCCCCATTATTATGGTCATTCGAGCAGCACACGGAACCATAACCGCCAGAATGGATGCCACAAACCTATCTCGTGGGCTATCGAGAATCCTCACTGCCATTACCGCGGGAACATTGCAACCGTAGCCGAGAACCAGCGGTAAAACCGCCTTACCGTGGAGACCTATTCTGTGCATAAGCGCATCCATTAAAAAAGCGATTCTCGGAAGATAGCCAAGGTCCTCAAGGAAAGATAATCCCAGAAGAAAAGGTAAAAGATAGGGAAGAACTATTGCAAGACCGCCGGTGAATCCATCATACACGCCCTTAAAAATGAAAAAGGAAAGCCCCTTGGCACGGAACGTCGTTGAAATCCCGTTAAAAATAGATTCGAAAAGGCTTAACAGGGGTTCCTCAAGAAGCGCTCCGAACCTAAATACCAAGGAAAAGAACGCATAAAGGGTTAGAAAAAGAAAGGGATAGCCTATATACGGATTAAGGAGTATCGCATCTATTCTATCCCTGAAGGAGGGCTTCACTCTACGAACACGCGATACCTCCTCAAAAATAGAAAAGGCAAGCGAGTGCCTTTGTGAGGCTATTATCTCCTCAGGCGTTCTCTCATGCCCCTCGAAGAGCTTTTTTCTTACATCCTCCACAAAACCCTTAAGATCTGGAGAATATCTATAAACCATGGATGATATCTCCTCATCCTGCTCTATA
The Synergistota bacterium genome window above contains:
- a CDS encoding DUF362 domain-containing protein — translated: MNSLCYNRHMKIAIEKLKEINAQEIKRALKSIIDALGGVERFVSPGDKVLIKPNLLSPSKIEEARITDPRLIEAMVQLIHPIASEIWIGDSSGVSTRSATRETMKSAKLDELPNLYPKVKLRNFDEEEKRITKISLGKRGETQVALAEAVFQADKVINLPKLKTHNFTIMTCAVKNTFGCLPGSQKARIHAEAKDPISFSHALIDIHLEVKPTLSIVDATLSMEGEGPAWGKPIETGLIFGGESAFAVDMVAAKIMGLRPEKVPTIKVAQERGLNPSEIEIEGESLSNISFNFKTPRSVLFIRTLPSFIWRSFTPRVRMNQEKCIKCGICASNCPAKAIALDPFPQVDDSRCILCFCCHELCPVGAVYIQERLLSKILLRGVI
- the pgsA gene encoding CDP-diacylglycerol--glycerol-3-phosphate 3-phosphatidyltransferase, which encodes MLLAIPFMASCLLEKSELKVISILIFAIASLTDYLDGRIARAYGIVTDAGKILDPIADKILITSAFVSFVQIDKIPAWIAVVIIAREFLVTGLRIIAAKRSLVIAASPFGKAKMVLQTITVFIILGGLGEAIDLLFIWATAIITILSGADYFIKNRAILKEALKEGG
- the plsY gene encoding glycerol-3-phosphate 1-O-acyltransferase PlsY, with translation MSALLLVVIGFLCGSFPTGYVYAKLTAGIDIRKYGSGNIGMANLRRTLGRKAGLITLAGDLAKGAIPYLIALKLTSSYSIALSSGFAAICGHIWTPFLGFKGGKGIATTFGVLAAACLPVALLSAFVWYLIVKITRYSSLGSLCGVGSSIAWAYAVPFSPKLLPYFSMIAFLLSIYTHRANIKRLLRGEELTIDGKPKVRKA
- a CDS encoding radical SAM protein, encoding MANQRLEKLKSLISPCKICPLKCGVNRSKGEAGFCKVATLKPMISSYGPHFGEESFLVGRGGSGTIFFTYCNLRCVFCQNYDISQLGSGREIEVEDLVKIMLILQKAGCHNINLVTPTPHVYSIAQAIEIAREKGLEIPIVYNTGGYDSVETLRALKGLIDIYMPDFKYGRSDLGEMYSKVKNYTEIALGAIDEMLSQVGHLEMDPRGVAIKGVFIRHLILPNDSAASFEALKILAENFPRIAVNIMDQYYPTYLARSYPYISRRINGREWREVYNFAKSLNIRIVS
- the feoB gene encoding ferrous iron transport protein B produces the protein MRIALVGQPNCGKSTIFNQVAGYRSVTSNFPGTTVSYTISDVRFGNRVFELIDLPGIYSLSPTDEAERESRRFILRTGADLYINVIDASLLSRSLEFTIELMELELPMIVCLNMMDEALEKGIVIDVDKLSEILGVPVVPAIAKRGKGVKELFETALKAVEEGVKTSPPKFCRGVERYIISLEDRLKKIEIVGKFPSRFIALKLIEQDEEISSMVYRYSPDLKGFVEDVRKKLFEGHERTPEEIIASQRHSLAFSIFEEVSRVRRVKPSFRDRIDAILLNPYIGYPFLFLTLYAFFSLVFRFGALLEEPLLSLFESIFNGISTTFRAKGLSFFIFKGVYDGFTGGLAIVLPYLLPFLLGLSFLEDLGYLPRIAFLMDALMHRIGLHGKAVLPLVLGYGCNVPAVMAVRILDSPRDRFVASILAVMVPCAARMTIIMGLVGFYLGGGWAFFIYALNLFMIGLVGWIFSRLLPGYCEGLIMEVPPYRLPTLRTVLAKTWLRLREFIVIAWPLLIGGSIALSLLTYYGLESKLNSFLSFITGTLGLPSQVGVTLIFGIMRKELSLLMLKQALGGNLAILSAVQMLVFTVFVVFYFPCVSTLGALLKEIGTRKALFVVLLTTVLAYILAMIVRGVSLLFLY